In the Rhododendron vialii isolate Sample 1 chromosome 2a, ASM3025357v1 genome, atgtaTTCCCATATTACTATGTACATAAATTATTACAGAAAAAACTGCCGTTAAAAACAGAGAGTCGTTGGTCTGAAACCGGATAAAAATATTCAGCCGATAATTATACCAAACCAGAAATACTGAAGCATGATGGAAGCTCTTCCAAGCTACTACCACTGTCTCCTTCTTGATAACAAAATCAGCCCAAGAAATGCTGTGCTGTAAAAGGACAAAACCAACCAATTACTACATCATTCACTGGGTTTTCCTTAGTATTTTGTGGGCCATAGCATTCAAATCACTGAGTCTGTGTTTGGATCAACCGATCAAGGATATTGGTGGAGGGCAAGAGAACGGGAGAAAAAACTTTAGAACATGACTAATTGGAAAAGTATGTGTAAACCACCGAGACGAGCACTgatttgagttttatttttatgaacaaACCAGTTTAAAAGATGGACCGAATGGAGCCTAAGTTGTCCATAATGTTTTCCATTCCCTAATAAAATCCCTCCATAGATCCATGCTCCAAACCTGGCCTAAAGGTAATGGAGTCAGGTAGTGAGCCCGGAAACAGGCCAAAAAGCCAGAGCCAACTCAACATATAGGCAAGTTAGCACCTCGCCAATGGCCCATCAGAAAAGTACAAACATTCCAAATACTCACGAGCCTAAGGAAGGATTTGATCTGCGGAGAGAACTCGGGCTCGAAAAGATGCATGGAGAGTGGAATCTTTCTGAATATTGTAGCTAGCTAAATCTCGGTCATCCTCAAGTCGTCCAGCGAACACAAGATAAAAGGGGTGAACTGTCACTGGCAAGCCTAGCTTATTAAGAAACTTTTTCTTCACATCTACAACCCTGTCCTCTTTGAACACATTAAGAACTGTTGTCTTGCCACCCCAGTCCTTCACAAAAATCTGAAAGGGAAGAGGCAACATCTCTAAGAGGGAGTTCTCCTCGATGTTATAACAAGCTAAAGTCTTTGAGTCCTCAACTAGATTTCCTGCATAAGTTAGCTTCTGCATGCTGACTGAGAAACCAACCATACTCTGAATTATTGCCTTGACATCATGAATCGTGTGCAAGACCTTGACTTCAAGTTTCAGGATCTCTCCGCTAGGCATTTTCACAGAAACTGACATCACATCTCTTGGGTTGAAAACCACATAAAGGGTCGATCCCGACTTGATATTGAGAGAAGTCAAAGTTTTGTTATCTTCCAGCAGCTTTCCAAGGTGGAAAAGAGTGTATTGTTCTGGTAGGATGCCCTCTTTGGCCAGAATCAAGAGTTTAATGTTCTCGACAGTTTCATGATTCTTTGCTTCAAGTCCAAATGTTTTCTCATTTGATGGTATGTTGACGAGAAGCGTTATCCTATCTATAGTTTGGAGGAAAAGATGGAGAGTGGAGTTCATCTGAATACCATAGTCAACCAGCTTGTGGTCATCCTTGAGCTGCTTACCCATGAAAAAGAGCTCCTGAAGATTTTCTGGAGTGCCTTCCTTCTCATGAAACAATGCCTTCAGTGTTCTAGTTGTCTCTGATCTCTTCACATTTAAGGCAACTGTTTTGATGACCTTCAAGTACAAATTCATCTGAAAGGAAACATAAGAAGGATTGgaaaatgttcaaaagaagcATCGCCAAGAGGGTATTTATCAAAACTTCTATATTGGTAAAAGCTAATTCTTTGCAGCAGAATCCAAAAGCATCAAAATGGTAATTCTCGTAATCAGCTTTAAATAGCTTGCCTTTTAAGCTGTTTTGGCCCATAAGGAGAAATTATGGTAAACAAACTGACACATCTTCCAGTATAAGAGAAATCAGAATTCGTGTCCAAAGCTCTTGCAAACACTCCCTCAACCAGAAACCCGCTTTCTATATATGAAAAACTACGAAGAAACTTCCTACGCTTCCTAAGAAAGTAAGTATTCAATTGCCACCACATTCATTAGCACCACAACTTGATGAGCCACTGAGACACCATCTAAACAGTTATTTTAGATGGAACCAAGTCCAGGTACCAGGTGCGGCTTTGTATCTAGGGTGTAGACTGCTCAACCTCGTGAAGAAAAGTGTACCATGGAGGAAAGGTGTTTAACATAAAGTAATGTCAAAAATGGTTCACAATGCAACACACAAATTTGTAGAAGTTGTTCAGcttaatcttatttttttatttttggacaaCTCAGGTGTCCTGCCAGCTTACTcacaccttgactaatcctAGGGACCACACCTACCAACCACTAGCGGGGGCCCCAATTAAGGTCAGGGAGAAGCTCcgcacaagtttttttttgatgatgaaATTAGGGCCGTGAGGGTAACTTAAGAATAGTTTACAGCAACTTTAACATGCCAAATGCTCGATTTCCTAAACTTCCTCATTAATGAAGAAATGATTAGAATTCGTGATAGACAATTTGTCTTGAAACATGCAAGATTCCCCATCAAGGATATGTACGGAACAAGCCAAGAGGTGATGAATCCCATTGCTTAATTCGGGCGGTGTTTATGAGACCTCATGCACCAACAACGGTTgatgaaaaagaaattgatcCATCTATTAAGCCTTTCCATGACTGCTTTCACATCTTCCTAACCTGAAATGGGAGAGACTCAACAGAGCCATTTTACAACTAATCCTTATCAATCGGTAATGTTGGGCCAGCACCCAAAGATACTAAAGATAGCAATGGTAGAAAAATTGGAATTTCCACGCCAGCAAGTCCAAGGCCCTCGCTTTATTACATTTAGAAGAAGCTGCAAGATAGAGATGCGAGCGACAACTACGTGGTTCATACTGGAACCTTTGGATGTGTTCCCTCCTATGGTCTCACGTTCGAAACCTCCTAGATGCTATCCATTCTTATAGGCCCAATCGTACAGGACTTTACTCTAGAAAATAGGCCCGCTAGTGGACGTTTGAGTTGGTCCCTAGAGATTCATCAGGATGTGCATAAGCTGACCCAAGTACCACTACTCTGGTTATTAAACACAAAGAGTATGTAATGAAAAATTTGGCAATAGCTCAGTAAAGAAAATCCATAAACCCATGCCTCGTTCATGGTTAATTGCCTAATCGCTTAACTACTATGTGAGACCCTGACTTTATTTGAATGAAACTTTCTGTTACTAGAAAGTATAAGAATACAAGACTTTGAACTCAAAGCCATGTTCTTCCTAGATTATTGTTTTGgtaacttttttgtcttttcagaatttttgttagattcgcaTTAAAATTCTTGAATTATCCAGGCCgaaggagtctaaaaagtacttCTTCCGTCCCACTTTAAATATTTCCTACAGGAATCCGTGCATTTAGGGTTGAAAATGTGTGAATTTTTGTAGCAGGCATTtaaaatgggacggagagagtaaaattattaccaaaaccaaccaaaaaaagtTCGCTAAACACGAACAAAGTTTGAAATATGCGTCTTTTTGTCCGATTCACTCCTCGAGTCAAGACAAAGTTCATCTACCCAAAATTTCGAGGAAAAACTAAGCaaacaaatttagaaaataacaaataaaaacgACAACGTCGACAAGATACTGAGAGCAATAATTTAGGTAGAACTCAGCCAGAATAAAGGCTTTTCCCAGTAAATAATCAAACGTTGGCTGCAAAAGTAAGAGAAGTGGAGATTAAACAAGAGAAACAATGGGTAGTAGTAAGTACTAGTAAGGAAAACCTCGTCTTCTTCACTGTAATCCATGGAGATGCTTGGAAACCGTAGAGCAAACCTTCGATCAGATGAGAGAAACGAGCAGCAGTCAGATCGTGATGCAAGCTGTGAGGCAACTTCCAAAGTTTCTACTTACCAAAAAGTtatttaaaggga is a window encoding:
- the LOC131313241 gene encoding polyubiquitin 11-like, whose product is MDYSEEDEMNLYLKVIKTVALNVKRSETTRTLKALFHEKEGTPENLQELFFMGKQLKDDHKLVDYGIQMNSTLHLFLQTIDRITLLVNIPSNEKTFGLEAKNHETVENIKLLILAKEGILPEQYTLFHLGKLLEDNKTLTSLNIKSGSTLYVVFNPRDVMSVSVKMPSGEILKLEVKVLHTIHDVKAIIQSMVGFSVSMQKLTYAGNLVEDSKTLACYNIEENSLLEMLPLPFQIFVKDWGGKTTVLNVFKEDRVVDVKKKFLNKLGLPVTVHPFYLVFAGRLEDDRDLASYNIQKDSTLHASFRARVLSADQILP